A window from Acidobacteriota bacterium encodes these proteins:
- a CDS encoding sulfotransferase, giving the protein MATTLLTSRAMLASVRAASPVFIVGVMNRCGTNYLSHVLRLHPVFKLPGRIVEDYLLEHSDLLVRYVEKTGRSWGQSTSVERRVFREQLLSRIGDGILAFLGDQIDEGRRVLAKTPSARHLENFFRLFPHAQLVILVRDGRDVVESAGRSWRYAPGAYWMERWASGARAILRFMDETGGQDRGWSWTLVKYEDLIRDPERVVRELLAFLDVDESAFNWSGLQSIPLRGSSVHRGSRDRVHWDVVEKPDEFQPIGRWQHWHWAKRRIFKVVAGRELIRFGYVVNSRW; this is encoded by the coding sequence ATGGCGACGACTTTGCTGACGTCCCGGGCGATGTTGGCGTCTGTCCGTGCGGCGTCGCCGGTCTTCATCGTCGGCGTCATGAATCGGTGCGGGACGAACTATCTGTCCCACGTCCTCCGGCTGCATCCGGTGTTCAAGCTTCCCGGCCGGATTGTCGAGGACTACCTGCTGGAGCATTCGGATCTCCTCGTCCGCTACGTCGAGAAGACCGGCCGCAGCTGGGGCCAGTCCACCTCGGTCGAACGCCGGGTGTTCCGCGAGCAGCTGCTCTCGCGGATCGGCGACGGCATCCTTGCCTTTCTCGGCGATCAGATCGATGAGGGACGACGGGTGCTGGCCAAGACGCCAAGCGCGCGGCATCTCGAGAACTTCTTCCGGCTGTTCCCGCACGCGCAACTCGTGATTCTCGTGCGCGACGGCCGCGACGTCGTGGAGTCTGCCGGCCGCAGCTGGCGCTACGCGCCGGGCGCGTACTGGATGGAGCGGTGGGCGAGCGGCGCGCGTGCCATTCTGCGGTTCATGGACGAAACCGGCGGTCAGGACCGTGGTTGGTCGTGGACGCTGGTGAAGTACGAAGACCTGATTCGCGACCCGGAGCGCGTCGTGCGCGAGCTGCTCGCGTTCCTGGATGTCGACGAATCCGCGTTCAACTGGTCGGGGCTCCAGTCGATCCCGCTGCGTGGCTCGTCGGTGCACCGCGGCAGCCGCGATCGCGTGCACTGGGATGTCGTCGAGAAACCAGACGAGTTTCAGCCAATCGGACGATGGCAGCACTGGCACTGGGCCAAGCGCCGAATTTTCAAGGTGGTGGCAGGCCGTGAGCTGATCCGGTTCGGCTATGTCGTAAACTCACGCTGGTAG